The Candidatus Nitrosymbiomonas proteolyticus genome has a segment encoding these proteins:
- a CDS encoding ABC transporter ATP-binding protein produces the protein MPTLEVRDMVMQFPAIRALDGVSLSFAAGQVHAIVGENGAGKSTLMKILAGLQQPTSGRILLDGREVQIEGVRHALSLGIAMIHQELDVIDDLSVADNVFLGSERARWGIVRRAESIERAQALLDRVKAGFPADIAVGKLSIAGKQLVEIAKSLSHQASILIMDEPTAVLTELETESLFALIRELKGQGVTVLYISHRLAEVEAICDRVSVLRDGKLVCTVEAGELTQSEIADRMVGRSLGDMFPQKLPAPDTSPILEVQDLNVPGAVYGASLQLRPGEIVGIAGLVGSGRTELCEAIIGLRPAVGTLRVAGSSYSPRSPRHAANVGVAYVSEDRKDAGIVLEMSVVENTTLATLAKVSRLTLDERAEKRVFDRWKERLDIRAPDPSQPILYLSGGNQQKVAIAKWLEAEPRVLILDEPTRGVDVGAKRELYNLIHEFAQQGMACLLVSSELPEIVGLCGRTYVMREGRMVAELAGAEVSEERIMAYAAGVEAA, from the coding sequence ATGCCGACGCTCGAAGTGCGCGACATGGTGATGCAATTCCCCGCGATTCGCGCGCTGGATGGCGTCTCCCTCTCGTTCGCCGCGGGCCAAGTCCACGCGATCGTCGGTGAAAACGGGGCCGGCAAGAGCACGCTTATGAAGATCCTCGCAGGTCTTCAGCAGCCGACATCAGGACGCATCCTCCTCGATGGCCGCGAGGTCCAGATCGAAGGCGTCCGCCATGCGCTCTCGCTGGGGATCGCCATGATCCATCAAGAACTCGATGTCATCGACGACCTGTCGGTAGCCGACAACGTGTTTCTCGGGAGCGAACGGGCTAGGTGGGGCATCGTGCGGCGCGCCGAGTCCATCGAGCGAGCCCAAGCCCTGCTCGACCGCGTCAAGGCCGGTTTCCCCGCCGACATCGCGGTCGGCAAGCTTTCCATCGCCGGGAAACAACTCGTCGAAATCGCGAAATCGCTTTCGCACCAAGCCTCCATCCTCATCATGGACGAGCCGACCGCGGTGCTCACGGAGTTGGAAACCGAGTCCCTTTTCGCGCTCATCCGGGAACTCAAGGGCCAGGGGGTCACGGTCCTCTACATCTCCCATCGCTTGGCCGAGGTCGAAGCGATTTGTGACCGTGTGTCGGTACTCCGCGACGGCAAGCTTGTGTGTACCGTCGAGGCAGGTGAACTCACGCAGTCCGAGATTGCCGACCGAATGGTGGGGCGCTCGCTGGGCGATATGTTTCCCCAGAAGCTCCCCGCTCCCGACACCTCGCCGATCCTCGAGGTACAGGACCTCAACGTGCCGGGCGCGGTGTACGGCGCATCGCTCCAACTTCGGCCCGGCGAAATCGTGGGGATCGCGGGGCTCGTTGGGTCGGGAAGGACCGAGCTGTGTGAGGCCATCATCGGCCTCCGCCCGGCCGTCGGCACCCTGCGGGTCGCGGGTTCCAGTTACTCCCCCCGATCGCCAAGGCACGCAGCGAACGTCGGCGTCGCGTACGTGAGCGAAGATCGCAAAGACGCGGGCATCGTCCTTGAAATGAGCGTCGTGGAGAACACGACCCTCGCGACGCTTGCCAAGGTCTCCAGGTTGACTCTCGATGAGCGCGCCGAAAAACGCGTGTTCGACCGTTGGAAGGAACGGCTCGATATCCGCGCTCCCGATCCTTCACAGCCGATCCTCTACCTCAGCGGCGGGAATCAGCAGAAGGTCGCCATCGCCAAGTGGCTCGAAGCCGAGCCACGGGTTCTGATCCTCGACGAACCCACTCGTGGAGTCGATGTGGGCGCCAAACGCGAGCTTTACAACTTGATCCACGAATTCGCTCAGCAAGGCATGGCTTGCTTGCTCGTTTCGAGCGAGTTGCCTGAAATCGTCGGACTCTGCGGTCGAACCTACGTGATGCGGGAAGGACGCATGGTGGCCGAACTCGCGGGCGCGGAGGTCAGCGAGGAGCGGATCATGGCGTACGCTGCGGGGGTAGAGGCCGCGTGA
- a CDS encoding ribose ABC transporter permease encodes MNRVGAWLQNYGVVVAFVLLLLIAAVFKGETFLTAVNIRNIVNQNAAVGIIAVGMTLVIMTSGIDLSVGSALALAAAVGIKLLNSQIDSGANQATAVALALAAILATGTAIGALNGVLITFGRVAPFIATLGGLVAFRSLTKVVAEGGQITAKGDVFDGLGHLGIPIPGTQMPNGQPVEVTWGIVLFAVVALAIGFLVRRTAFGRHVVAVGANERAAVYSGINPRAVRLRVYTLMGLCVGLAAIVQGMRFNSVASQQTGVFYELYAIAAVVIGGTRLSGGKGRVWGTVVGVMILAVITNLLILMNVPSEWQDFVQGVIILIAVLIQRGQSDRT; translated from the coding sequence GTGAACCGGGTCGGCGCGTGGCTTCAGAACTACGGCGTCGTGGTGGCGTTTGTCCTGCTACTTCTGATCGCGGCAGTCTTCAAGGGCGAGACGTTTCTGACGGCCGTCAACATCCGCAACATCGTCAACCAGAACGCAGCCGTCGGCATCATCGCCGTGGGCATGACGCTGGTGATCATGACTTCGGGCATCGACCTCTCCGTCGGCAGCGCGTTGGCTCTGGCGGCCGCAGTTGGAATCAAGCTTCTCAACTCCCAGATCGACTCCGGTGCGAACCAAGCGACGGCCGTCGCGCTTGCCCTTGCGGCGATCCTCGCTACCGGAACGGCAATCGGCGCCCTCAACGGTGTGCTGATCACGTTCGGGCGGGTAGCCCCCTTCATCGCGACCCTGGGTGGCCTCGTCGCCTTCCGGTCGTTGACGAAGGTCGTCGCGGAAGGCGGACAAATCACCGCCAAAGGCGACGTGTTCGATGGCCTCGGCCATCTCGGGATCCCCATTCCAGGAACCCAAATGCCGAACGGCCAGCCCGTCGAGGTCACTTGGGGGATCGTGCTGTTTGCGGTCGTGGCGCTGGCGATCGGGTTTCTCGTGCGCCGAACCGCCTTCGGAAGGCATGTCGTCGCGGTCGGCGCCAACGAGCGGGCTGCGGTGTATAGCGGAATCAACCCGCGAGCGGTGCGGCTCCGCGTTTACACGCTGATGGGCCTGTGCGTCGGCCTTGCCGCCATCGTCCAAGGCATGCGGTTCAACTCCGTCGCTTCCCAGCAGACCGGCGTTTTTTACGAACTGTACGCGATCGCCGCCGTGGTCATCGGGGGCACCCGGCTGAGCGGAGGCAAAGGGCGAGTCTGGGGAACGGTCGTAGGCGTGATGATCCTGGCCGTTATCACGAACCTGCTCATCCTCATGAACGTACCCAGCGAGTGGCAGGATTTCGTGCAAGGTGTCATTATATTGATCGCGGTTCTGATTCAGCGCGGTCAAAGCGACCGAACCTGA
- a CDS encoding ABC transporter substrate-binding protein: protein MRIRTLFFIVAGAILASWLVGCSQGGTGAGAGGGGGVAKKLTVAISIPSGDHGWTAGVNYWAEEVQKMYPDITWLYQKADNVEQQRTQVENMLAQKPDALVILCHESGPLDGIGKQAKDQGVYIVSVDRGFKDPAIADLFVEGDNVAFGRKSAEYVVGKLNGQGNILVFEGATSTVNDDRVAGAMEVFGANPGIKILKRQQSNWNAEKAFNDAETILVEFAGQKIDAIWAQDDDMAEGIERALKEAGRTDLWMLGGAGKKTIVKRVMDGDPLYPADITYPPSMIATGIHLAVANLRDGQLDRIRPFMPRHVKIDVELIEPSNAANYYFPDSPF from the coding sequence ATGCGGATTCGGACCTTATTCTTCATAGTGGCGGGCGCGATTCTCGCGTCTTGGCTCGTGGGATGCTCGCAGGGGGGAACCGGCGCGGGAGCGGGCGGTGGCGGCGGAGTCGCGAAAAAGCTGACCGTCGCGATTTCCATCCCCAGCGGCGACCATGGATGGACGGCAGGGGTCAATTACTGGGCCGAAGAGGTTCAGAAGATGTACCCCGACATCACGTGGCTCTACCAGAAGGCGGACAACGTCGAGCAGCAGCGGACCCAGGTCGAAAACATGCTCGCCCAGAAGCCCGACGCGCTTGTGATTCTCTGCCATGAAAGCGGGCCGCTCGACGGGATCGGAAAGCAAGCCAAAGACCAAGGCGTGTACATCGTCAGCGTCGACCGCGGGTTCAAAGACCCTGCCATCGCCGACCTCTTCGTCGAAGGGGACAACGTGGCGTTCGGAAGGAAGTCCGCCGAATACGTCGTGGGCAAGCTGAACGGCCAGGGCAATATCTTGGTTTTTGAGGGAGCGACCTCAACGGTCAACGACGATCGCGTTGCTGGGGCGATGGAGGTTTTCGGAGCCAACCCCGGGATCAAGATTCTGAAGCGACAGCAATCCAATTGGAACGCGGAGAAGGCCTTCAACGACGCCGAGACGATCCTCGTCGAGTTTGCGGGCCAGAAGATCGACGCGATTTGGGCGCAAGACGACGACATGGCCGAGGGCATCGAAAGGGCGCTCAAAGAGGCGGGGCGTACCGACCTCTGGATGCTCGGCGGAGCGGGAAAGAAGACCATCGTCAAGCGAGTGATGGACGGCGACCCGCTATATCCGGCCGACATCACCTATCCGCCCTCGATGATCGCGACGGGGATCCACCTTGCCGTAGCCAACCTGCGAGATGGCCAACTCGACAGGATTCGACCCTTTATGCCTAGGCACGTGAAGATCGACGTCGAACTCATCGAGCCTTCCAACGCGGCGAACTACTACTTCCCCGACTCTCCGTTCTAG
- a CDS encoding LacI family transcriptional regulator translates to MLGPRIMVALLLSAALLSGSPRQESLVYVGNSGPGLGKNIVFLAGDEEYRSEEGLPQLARILAFRHGFRCTVLFSQAKDGTIDPEVQDNQPGMEALDSADLCVLQLRFRRWPDSQMKRFDDYVRRGKPLVALRTSTHAFDFTGGPYERYGWRSTTWPGGFGRAILGETWVSHWGAHGKQATRGIPVGNHPVLNGVGAMFGPSDVYEAHPPADAKVLVRGQVLEGMSPTSPPSTARKTPSRGTEQAVNDPMMPVVWVREVEQGLGLRTWALTCTMGAAQDLLDEHLRRLLINSAYYALGLEVPAHADVSFVGEYAPSPFGFGGFKKGVRPSNLAWP, encoded by the coding sequence GTGCTCGGCCCCAGAATCATGGTCGCCTTGCTCCTATCCGCCGCCTTGCTGTCGGGCTCTCCCCGTCAGGAATCCCTCGTTTACGTGGGCAATTCGGGGCCTGGACTCGGAAAGAACATCGTGTTCCTTGCTGGCGACGAGGAGTATCGCTCCGAAGAGGGACTTCCCCAGCTCGCCCGGATTCTCGCCTTCCGGCACGGTTTCCGGTGTACCGTGCTCTTTTCTCAGGCCAAAGACGGAACGATCGACCCCGAAGTCCAAGACAACCAACCGGGGATGGAGGCGCTCGATTCGGCCGACCTCTGCGTCCTTCAGCTTCGTTTTCGGCGGTGGCCCGATTCCCAAATGAAGCGCTTCGACGACTATGTTCGCCGGGGGAAGCCGTTGGTGGCGCTTCGCACTTCGACGCACGCGTTCGACTTCACAGGTGGCCCTTACGAGCGATACGGATGGCGCAGTACGACGTGGCCCGGTGGATTTGGGCGAGCAATTCTCGGCGAGACGTGGGTTTCCCATTGGGGCGCTCACGGAAAGCAGGCGACACGAGGGATTCCCGTCGGCAACCACCCCGTCTTGAACGGCGTCGGCGCCATGTTCGGCCCGTCGGACGTCTATGAAGCCCACCCCCCAGCGGACGCCAAGGTGTTGGTGCGAGGCCAGGTTCTAGAGGGCATGTCGCCTACCTCGCCCCCATCGACCGCTCGAAAGACCCCATCTCGCGGCACGGAGCAGGCCGTCAATGACCCCATGATGCCGGTCGTATGGGTGCGTGAGGTCGAGCAAGGGCTCGGCCTTCGAACGTGGGCTCTGACTTGCACGATGGGGGCTGCGCAGGACCTGCTCGACGAACACCTCAGGCGGCTGCTGATCAATTCAGCGTACTACGCGCTGGGGCTCGAAGTCCCCGCGCACGCCGACGTGAGCTTCGTGGGCGAGTACGCGCCGTCCCCCTTTGGTTTCGGGGGGTTCAAGAAGGGAGTTCGTCCCTCGAACCTTGCATGGCCCTAA
- a CDS encoding chemotaxis protein CheY, whose translation MILYAHNSVKGRATALALKVALVHTLLGTLWIVFSDRAAVLLGKSIEGIASIQMAKGIAYVTLAGVFAFLLVYKLTVSVLNKERQRAEAEREVFQRLAAAAEWRDDETGTHVLRVAQVSGILAKTMGLAPEACSHISQAAALHDIGKIGIDDDLVRFEGIYSQEQREQMQQHTVIGGEILKDPKSKLMEVARNIALRHHERWDGKGYPGGLSGEQIPVEARCVALADVLDALHSSRRYKKAWAWDEAKDEIVRLSGSHFDPAVVKAFLRAEPELRQVYVWWRGHPGNLALPSPELTEAA comes from the coding sequence TTGATTCTGTACGCCCACAACTCTGTAAAAGGGCGAGCGACCGCGCTCGCGCTGAAGGTCGCGCTCGTCCACACCCTGCTGGGAACGCTTTGGATCGTATTCTCCGACCGGGCAGCCGTTCTGCTGGGCAAGAGCATCGAAGGCATAGCTTCAATTCAAATGGCGAAAGGGATCGCCTATGTGACACTTGCGGGTGTGTTTGCCTTCTTGCTCGTATATAAACTCACGGTCAGCGTTCTCAACAAGGAGCGGCAACGAGCCGAAGCTGAACGCGAGGTGTTTCAACGGCTGGCCGCCGCTGCCGAGTGGCGGGACGACGAAACGGGAACGCACGTGCTTCGCGTCGCGCAAGTTTCAGGCATTCTGGCCAAGACCATGGGACTCGCGCCGGAAGCGTGCTCGCATATCTCCCAAGCGGCGGCCTTGCACGACATCGGCAAGATCGGCATCGACGACGATTTGGTTCGGTTTGAAGGGATCTACTCCCAGGAGCAGCGGGAGCAGATGCAGCAGCACACTGTGATCGGCGGCGAAATCCTCAAAGACCCGAAGTCCAAGCTCATGGAGGTCGCAAGAAACATCGCGCTGCGCCACCACGAGCGATGGGATGGGAAGGGGTATCCAGGGGGACTTTCGGGCGAGCAGATTCCGGTGGAAGCCCGCTGCGTGGCGTTGGCCGACGTTCTCGACGCGCTCCATTCGAGCCGCAGGTACAAGAAAGCGTGGGCCTGGGACGAAGCCAAGGACGAGATCGTTCGCCTGTCCGGGAGTCACTTCGATCCGGCGGTGGTGAAGGCGTTCCTTCGGGCCGAACCCGAGCTTCGACAGGTGTATGTATGGTGGCGGGGGCATCCGGGCAATCTCGCGCTGCCCTCTCCTGAACTCACGGAGGCGGCCTGA